The nucleotide sequence CCTCATTCGCAGAAAGGCTCGAGACTTCCCACGCCTCCTTGCGAAAGCACGCGGCAAGCAGCTGCTCCAAGAAGCGCGGCAGCCCCGCAAACATCACTTTTTTCGTCCATGTACTCATATTCTTGTCTCAGGCTCCATTCGCTTGACCTTTGCTCACCATCCGACGCAGCAGGCAGTGTATCGTTTAACAAAGGACTTTCTATCTATTAACAAGACGGTAAATATGGCAAATTCTGTATTTATCCACCTAGTGTTACTTGCTTTACTAGTATATATGACTCATTATTTTATGGCAAGTTTTTATCCACATGTTCTGTAAATCTTATAGAATTTTTTCCTTTAAGGACAAAGGGCTCACATAGAGCTGATACCCTTCAGGCTTGACTTCTCGGAGTTTTACAGTATACTTGAAAGCACAGATATATTTAAGGCGATTGCCGCTGCGTGGAAAGGATGGGATGGTATGCGTCTACGTCGTTTGCGCAAAGTCTTTCTTGCTTTCGGACTTGCCGTATTCTTGTCGGCGGGCACGGCCTTGGCCGCGCCGATCCTCTCGGAAAACTCCCACGGACACGACGTCTTCAAGCTGCAAAAGGAACTGAAGCGCACGGGCTACCTCAGCGACGAGCCGGACGGCATCTTCGGCAGCCGCACGAAGAGCGCGGTTCTTGCATTCCAACGCGCCCAGAGCCTCAAGGAAACGGGCGTCGTCGATCGCGAGACATGGAGCCGCCTGCAGGAGCAGCCCGCACGAGACGCCTCCCCCGCCCCTGCGCCCCCCGCCGCAAGGCCCGCGCAGGGCGGCTCTATCGCCTTTCCCGCTGTGAAGCCTGCCGACAATACAGGGACGGAAGCGCCGGGCAAAGAGAACGTCCCCGCGCTCGAACCGCGCGTAAAAAAAGCGCCCGAGAGCGCCCCGTTCCTGCAACGAGCCAAGGTGGCGGCCGTCATAGCGACGGCGAAGAAGTACATCGGCACGCCGTACAAATTCGGCGGCACAACGCCGAAGGCGTTCGACTGCTCAGGCTACCTGCAGTACGTCTTCCAAGAGAACGGCATGACGCTGCCGCGCACGGCGGACGAGCAATTCAAGCTCGGAAAGAGCGCGAAGACGG is from Selenomonas sputigena ATCC 35185 and encodes:
- a CDS encoding C40 family peptidase, with amino-acid sequence MRLRRLRKVFLAFGLAVFLSAGTALAAPILSENSHGHDVFKLQKELKRTGYLSDEPDGIFGSRTKSAVLAFQRAQSLKETGVVDRETWSRLQEQPARDASPAPAPPAARPAQGGSIAFPAVKPADNTGTEAPGKENVPALEPRVKKAPESAPFLQRAKVAAVIATAKKYIGTPYKFGGTTPKAFDCSGYLQYVFQENGMTLPRTADEQFKLGKSAKTAELEEGDLVFFETYEKGASHCGIYLGGGKFIHASTSKGVRIDELSGDYWNTHYYGGKHIVR